Proteins from a single region of Pseudomonas sp. 10S4:
- a CDS encoding thermostable hemolysin → MLVRVTESQTPLWVQATEVVKEKFRSSYNASVEPSPQYFALTLDSEERILSCAGITFADHRTLFSEQYLSQPIETILSERFEKTIDRSTIAEIGSLISHHLTAGMIMVNMIPLLAWCMGGHYLLCTVTPRVREMMESCQIDFEPLLTADPQRLANDGGKNWGSYYSKMPVTGFIRVDPKRSRFAAMTLGTLFTQLPTDLPARAQP, encoded by the coding sequence GTGTTGGTACGTGTCACGGAGAGTCAGACACCGTTGTGGGTTCAGGCGACTGAAGTTGTGAAGGAGAAGTTTCGCAGCTCTTATAACGCCTCCGTAGAGCCGAGCCCGCAGTATTTTGCGCTCACTCTAGACAGTGAGGAACGTATTCTTTCTTGCGCCGGTATAACGTTTGCGGATCACCGCACATTGTTCTCTGAACAATACCTGTCGCAACCGATAGAAACGATACTGTCCGAACGTTTTGAAAAGACGATCGATCGGTCAACTATCGCTGAGATCGGCAGTTTGATTTCTCATCACCTGACGGCCGGAATGATCATGGTCAACATGATTCCGCTGCTGGCCTGGTGCATGGGCGGCCACTATCTGTTGTGCACCGTCACGCCCCGGGTCCGGGAAATGATGGAAAGCTGCCAGATCGATTTCGAGCCGCTGCTCACCGCAGACCCCCAGCGCCTGGCCAATGATGGCGGCAAAAACTGGGGAAGTTACTACTCGAAAATGCCGGTCACCGGTTTTATCCGCGTCGACCCGAAACGCTCGCGATTCGCCGCCATGACCCTCGGCACCTTGTTCACCCAGTTGCCGACCGATCTGCCAGCGAGGGCGCAGCCATGA
- a CDS encoding AMP-binding protein, whose amino-acid sequence MSARFIADLRQALQVNRQKVCAIDCAPTGLEHASAMTYGELESRALNLAAELQRRFDTPAHGDHVVLGIATRNSSDWLIADLACLFAGITALPLPLAFSQSQAEHLAERCDGFLVDAAGERTLADRWMLDFPDSRLRRISEPALEQSLLRESDGSDWICKIIHTSGTTSRPKGVRLSTAAVGAVLTSLRQWMPVDAHRSYLSLVPLSLLLEQVTAAYLPLLAGGIVYFLPEGEPLLGEPGTSPQRLIEWILRVEPTALTVPPVMLNRFYEQLAQGDAPGKRLSRYLHSGVHITCGGAAVSLDILNALAEDGIPVFQGYGLSENASVVSMNTLEHQRLGSVGKPLPHVQVRIGADQTIEVKSSSLFSGYSGKDPSACSMSDDGWMDTGDLGELDADGYLYVRGRKKNVICLPNGRNVSPEQVELEYREYPGVRDAAVFFDETHGLVALLCVESAPDRADLSAWSTQRFSDIERPSHLWLLTKDDPLLEQLYTVTGRPKRADIATVFSDLQRTASDEHACLSL is encoded by the coding sequence ATGAGTGCTCGCTTCATTGCCGACCTGCGGCAGGCGTTGCAGGTCAATCGCCAGAAAGTCTGTGCGATCGATTGCGCCCCGACGGGTCTGGAGCACGCCTCAGCCATGACCTACGGCGAACTGGAATCCCGGGCGTTGAACCTGGCGGCGGAACTGCAACGGCGTTTCGACACGCCCGCCCATGGCGACCACGTCGTGCTGGGCATCGCGACGCGCAACAGCAGCGACTGGCTGATTGCCGATCTGGCGTGCCTGTTCGCCGGGATCACCGCGTTGCCTTTGCCGCTGGCGTTCAGTCAGTCTCAGGCTGAGCACTTGGCCGAGCGCTGTGACGGGTTTCTGGTGGATGCCGCCGGGGAACGGACGCTGGCCGATCGCTGGATGCTCGACTTTCCTGACAGTCGCCTGCGCCGCATCAGCGAGCCGGCCCTGGAGCAATCGTTGCTGCGTGAGTCGGACGGCAGTGACTGGATCTGCAAAATCATTCACACCTCGGGCACGACCAGTCGGCCAAAAGGCGTGCGCCTGAGCACGGCGGCGGTGGGGGCGGTATTGACGTCGCTGCGGCAATGGATGCCGGTCGACGCCCATCGCAGTTACCTGTCGTTGGTACCTTTGAGCCTGCTGCTGGAACAAGTGACCGCTGCTTACTTGCCGCTGCTGGCCGGTGGGATCGTGTACTTCCTGCCCGAAGGTGAGCCGCTGCTCGGTGAGCCGGGGACTTCGCCACAGCGTTTGATCGAGTGGATTCTGCGGGTTGAGCCGACGGCCCTGACCGTGCCGCCGGTGATGCTCAATCGCTTTTACGAGCAACTGGCCCAAGGTGACGCGCCGGGCAAACGCCTGTCGCGTTACCTGCATTCGGGCGTGCACATCACCTGTGGCGGCGCGGCCGTCAGCCTCGATATCCTGAATGCCCTCGCCGAGGATGGAATCCCGGTGTTCCAGGGTTACGGGCTCTCCGAGAACGCTTCTGTGGTCAGCATGAACACCTTGGAGCACCAACGCCTGGGCAGTGTCGGCAAGCCGTTGCCGCATGTTCAAGTGCGTATCGGCGCCGACCAGACCATCGAGGTCAAGAGCAGCTCGTTGTTCAGCGGCTACTCGGGCAAGGACCCGAGCGCCTGTTCCATGTCTGACGATGGCTGGATGGACACCGGCGACCTGGGCGAACTGGATGCCGACGGCTATCTGTACGTTCGCGGCCGCAAGAAGAATGTGATCTGCCTGCCCAATGGCCGCAACGTCAGCCCGGAACAAGTCGAACTGGAATACCGTGAATACCCCGGCGTGCGCGATGCTGCCGTTTTTTTCGATGAAACCCATGGTCTGGTGGCATTGCTCTGTGTCGAGTCGGCACCGGATCGCGCTGACCTGTCCGCCTGGTCGACCCAACGCTTTTCCGACATCGAGCGACCGAGCCACCTGTGGTTACTGACCAAGGACGACCCGCTGCTCGAGCAACTCTATACCGTCACCGGCCGCCCAAAACGCGCCGATATCGCCACTGTTTTCTCCGACCTGCAAAGGACTGCATCTGATGAACACGCCTGCCTATCACTCTGA
- a CDS encoding TauD/TfdA family dioxygenase yields the protein MNTPAYHSECPDISIIEPHHFASLGKSELYQLLGQYGVVLLRNCIHNAEDFGTYVRQNSSRLSLDPARIMVGGAAQLVDAGRQAIGLHCENGNSPFWPDITWFYCQEAPRKGSQTTLCDGEKVLAKLSPACRTFFESNPIRYSRTVAGDKWRRLVCHYSPALSDPAAVSIDDLLQIIGDDPQTLITFNPADDSIHYAFSTPAILVSDFSQRPAFANSILGPSFNYEVPVIDTVSGQPIPPEFLAEIDRVSAQYTYPVGWRDHDMVMIDNRRVMHGREAIVDERRRIFNALSYR from the coding sequence ATGAACACGCCTGCCTATCACTCTGAATGCCCCGACATCTCGATTATCGAGCCACATCATTTCGCCAGCCTGGGCAAGTCCGAGCTGTACCAATTGCTCGGGCAATACGGTGTCGTGCTGCTGCGCAACTGCATCCACAACGCTGAAGATTTCGGCACCTATGTGCGGCAGAACAGCTCGCGGCTGAGCCTCGACCCGGCGCGGATTATGGTCGGCGGCGCCGCGCAATTGGTGGATGCCGGTCGCCAGGCGATCGGCCTGCATTGCGAGAATGGCAACTCACCGTTCTGGCCGGACATCACCTGGTTCTATTGCCAGGAAGCGCCGCGCAAAGGCTCGCAAACCACGCTGTGCGACGGCGAGAAAGTGCTGGCGAAACTGTCACCGGCCTGCCGGACGTTTTTCGAAAGCAACCCGATTCGCTACAGCCGCACCGTGGCCGGCGACAAATGGCGGCGGCTGGTTTGTCACTATTCGCCGGCGCTCTCCGACCCGGCTGCGGTCAGCATCGACGATCTGCTGCAGATCATTGGCGATGATCCGCAGACGCTGATCACCTTCAATCCTGCCGATGATTCAATTCACTACGCCTTCAGCACCCCGGCGATTCTGGTCTCTGACTTCAGTCAGCGCCCGGCCTTCGCCAACAGCATTCTGGGGCCGTCCTTCAACTATGAAGTGCCGGTGATCGACACCGTGTCCGGGCAGCCGATTCCCCCGGAGTTCCTGGCCGAGATCGACAGGGTTTCTGCGCAATACACTTACCCGGTCGGCTGGCGTGACCATGACATGGTGATGATCGACAACCGTCGGGTGATGCATGGTCGCGAGGCCATCGTTGACGAGCGTCGCCGTATTTTCAACGCCTTGAGTTACCGCTGA
- a CDS encoding aminotransferase class III-fold pyridoxal phosphate-dependent enzyme: protein MKTNNKQIISGQYETYTDGNGRQIIDLAGGFGFQVPAVIEAVSHQADRMGLSNRVLMSEPLIALCRRLAELLPPPLVSSYVCSSGDEAFEGALKLCKGLKPKGNTLVFIEGGDYGSLTYGRCLNALQSYQEIRRFLGFKLVAVRNVRDLDAVDWHDCFAVCHTSTLLDEEGRLRLIDPALLDQLYAAAAKVSAPVIAVDVQSCLGSLGTLFGFQRYHNSPDIVVLGGALGGSAIPIGTYTCSEQMAYQVYGRSSPAKHGSTTAGNPMACVAAMAALDYVHDNNSARQCLDNGQILAQALNAFGAVACGAWVSLPLAVDVNAVDLCEELYQRGVYVSLPRGRELILRCPITARAEQIQRASMIIQETFSYVLSHAA, encoded by the coding sequence ATGAAGACCAATAACAAACAAATAATCTCTGGTCAGTACGAGACGTATACCGACGGTAATGGCCGCCAGATCATCGATCTGGCCGGCGGATTTGGCTTTCAGGTACCTGCGGTGATCGAAGCGGTCAGCCATCAGGCGGACCGCATGGGATTGTCCAATCGCGTGTTGATGTCCGAACCCCTGATCGCCTTGTGCCGACGTTTGGCCGAGTTGCTGCCGCCACCGCTGGTCAGTTCTTATGTGTGCAGCTCCGGCGATGAAGCTTTTGAAGGGGCCTTGAAACTGTGCAAAGGCCTCAAGCCCAAGGGCAACACCCTCGTCTTCATCGAGGGCGGCGATTACGGCTCGCTGACTTACGGGCGTTGCCTGAACGCGCTGCAAAGCTATCAGGAGATCCGGCGTTTCCTCGGCTTCAAGCTCGTGGCGGTCAGGAATGTCCGCGACCTGGACGCGGTGGACTGGCACGACTGCTTTGCGGTTTGCCACACCAGCACGTTGCTGGATGAAGAGGGGCGCCTGCGACTGATCGACCCGGCGCTGCTCGATCAGTTGTATGCCGCGGCGGCCAAGGTTTCGGCGCCGGTCATCGCGGTCGATGTGCAAAGTTGCCTGGGCAGCCTGGGTACCTTGTTTGGTTTCCAGCGCTATCACAACTCTCCGGACATCGTGGTGTTGGGTGGAGCCTTGGGTGGCAGCGCGATTCCTATCGGCACCTACACCTGCAGCGAGCAGATGGCCTATCAGGTTTATGGTCGCAGCAGCCCGGCGAAACATGGCAGCACCACGGCCGGCAATCCGATGGCCTGCGTCGCTGCGATGGCGGCGCTGGATTACGTGCACGACAACAACTCGGCCCGCCAGTGTCTCGACAACGGCCAGATCCTGGCGCAAGCGCTCAATGCGTTCGGTGCCGTCGCGTGCGGTGCCTGGGTCAGTCTGCCGCTGGCCGTCGACGTCAACGCGGTCGACTTGTGCGAAGAGCTTTATCAGCGTGGCGTCTACGTCAGCCTACCCCGTGGTCGTGAATTGATTCTGCGTTGCCCGATCACCGCGCGAGCCGAACAGATCCAGCGTGCCTCGATGATCATTCAGGAGACTTTCAGCTATGTCCTTAGCCATGCCGCATGA
- a CDS encoding aspartate aminotransferase family protein: protein MSLAMPHEQLLDDCQRHWSASAAKLYRLGKTSVEKETDGIFVTDHTGKRFIDCACSYGVFIVGHRNPVVREAVHTQLHQMAWVPEGRVHPQQDLLTERLRQLVPGDWGDVQYMVSGAEAIEQSMRYVLKVQKHRRGIVVMSDSYHGKTLAAMSILGQQQHHRSYGTGAPEVTYVPYGDFAALQKAVGEGVCAVYVEPILGGAHLQVPPVGYMANIRALCDATQTLLVADEIQTGFGRCGKWFAVQYDDVVPDIMILSKGLTGGYTSFACAMYSQRLAEKYPLHVIEPDQRTNGGHPVACASALAAIDYIEQHNLVEQSRINGGLLRHGLQRLAQRYPQIIEDVPGVGLMTGLRLRGSVYEALMSMELGKRGVHAGHSMNEKAAHPVLRFYPPLSITPEALRHVLAMTEEALDAIARRPKLAVKAFSLVVRNMYHIPNKLLRSKAEH from the coding sequence ATGTCCTTAGCCATGCCGCATGAACAACTGCTGGACGATTGCCAGCGGCATTGGAGTGCCTCGGCGGCCAAGCTCTATCGCCTGGGTAAAACCAGCGTCGAGAAGGAAACCGATGGCATCTTTGTCACCGATCATACCGGCAAGCGCTTCATCGACTGCGCCTGCAGTTATGGGGTGTTTATCGTCGGTCATCGTAATCCGGTGGTACGTGAGGCTGTGCATACACAACTGCACCAGATGGCCTGGGTTCCGGAAGGGCGGGTGCACCCGCAGCAAGATCTGTTAACCGAGCGCCTGCGGCAGTTGGTGCCGGGCGACTGGGGCGATGTGCAGTACATGGTGTCGGGCGCCGAAGCCATCGAACAGAGCATGCGTTATGTGCTCAAGGTGCAGAAGCACCGGCGCGGGATCGTGGTCATGAGCGATTCCTACCACGGCAAGACGCTGGCGGCGATGAGCATCCTCGGCCAGCAGCAACACCATCGCAGTTACGGCACCGGGGCGCCGGAGGTGACTTATGTGCCGTATGGCGATTTCGCCGCGTTGCAAAAAGCAGTGGGCGAGGGCGTGTGTGCGGTGTATGTCGAGCCGATTCTCGGCGGCGCGCACTTGCAGGTTCCACCCGTGGGCTACATGGCGAACATCCGTGCCCTATGCGATGCCACCCAGACCTTGCTGGTGGCCGACGAAATCCAGACTGGTTTCGGTCGCTGTGGCAAATGGTTCGCCGTGCAGTACGACGACGTCGTGCCGGACATCATGATCCTCTCCAAAGGCCTGACGGGCGGCTACACCTCGTTTGCCTGCGCGATGTACAGCCAGCGCCTGGCCGAGAAATACCCGCTGCACGTGATCGAGCCGGACCAGCGAACCAATGGCGGGCATCCGGTGGCATGCGCCTCGGCGCTGGCCGCTATCGATTACATCGAGCAGCACAACCTGGTCGAGCAATCGCGGATCAATGGCGGCTTGCTGCGTCACGGCCTGCAACGGCTGGCCCAGCGTTACCCGCAGATTATCGAGGATGTGCCCGGTGTCGGCCTGATGACGGGTTTGCGCTTGCGCGGCTCGGTCTACGAAGCGCTGATGAGCATGGAGTTGGGCAAGCGTGGCGTGCATGCCGGGCATTCGATGAATGAAAAAGCCGCACACCCGGTGCTGCGCTTTTACCCGCCACTGAGCATCACGCCCGAAGCGCTGCGGCATGTCCTGGCCATGACTGAAGAAGCCCTGGACGCCATCGCCCGGCGTCCGAAACTGGCGGTCAAGGCGTTTTCCCTGGTGGTCAGAAACATGTACCACATCCCCAACAAGCTGCTTCGCAGCAAAGCGGAGCATTGA